A window of the Pseudomonas furukawaii genome harbors these coding sequences:
- the hpaA gene encoding 4-hydroxyphenylacetate catabolism regulatory protein HpaA, whose translation MAERQPIPNINIGQVYDQRYADAEVHYEALGKLADFFGRNMPVHRHDRFFQVHYVKSGAVRVYLDEQQYRQEGPLFFLTPPTIPHAFVTEQDADGHVLTVRQQLVWPLLEAERGLAEGPQIAPVCVAFAELGEALQEEVRRLDLLFDQLRSEFAADRPGRDEALSALTRLIFISLLRLSARSLKAQPARHEDLQVFHRFNALIEAHYPEHWPLAQYASEMGVTEARLNDICRRVADLPSKRLIHDRVMQEAKRLLLFTGSSANEICYLLGFKDPAYFSRFFARNAGMSPGEYRQRKAADKEEAWR comes from the coding sequence ATGGCAGAGCGTCAACCCATCCCCAACATCAACATCGGCCAGGTCTACGACCAGCGTTACGCCGACGCCGAGGTGCACTACGAGGCCCTGGGCAAGCTGGCGGATTTCTTCGGCCGGAACATGCCCGTGCACCGCCATGACCGCTTCTTCCAGGTGCACTACGTGAAGAGCGGCGCCGTGCGGGTGTACCTGGACGAGCAGCAGTACCGCCAGGAAGGGCCGCTGTTCTTCCTCACGCCGCCCACCATTCCCCACGCCTTCGTCACCGAGCAGGACGCCGACGGCCATGTGCTGACGGTGCGCCAGCAACTGGTCTGGCCGTTGCTGGAGGCCGAGCGAGGCCTGGCGGAGGGGCCGCAGATCGCCCCCGTGTGCGTCGCCTTCGCCGAACTGGGGGAGGCCTTGCAGGAGGAGGTGCGGCGCCTGGACCTGCTGTTCGACCAGTTGCGCTCGGAGTTCGCCGCCGACCGCCCCGGGCGGGACGAGGCGCTGTCGGCCCTGACCCGGCTGATCTTCATCAGCCTGTTGCGGCTCTCCGCCCGCTCCCTGAAGGCCCAGCCGGCACGGCACGAGGACCTGCAGGTATTCCACCGCTTCAATGCGTTGATCGAGGCGCATTACCCGGAGCACTGGCCGCTTGCGCAGTACGCCAGCGAGATGGGGGTGACGGAGGCGCGGCTGAACGACATCTGCCGTCGGGTGGCGGACCTGCCGTCCAAGCGCCTGATCCACGACCGGGTGATGCAGGAGGCCAAGCGCCTGCTGCTGTTCACCGGCAGTTCGGCCAACGAGATCTGCTACCTGCTGGGGTTCAAGGACCCGGCCTACTTCAGCCGCTTCTTCGCCCGCAACGCCGGCATGAGCCCCGGCGAATACCGCCAGCGCAAGGCGGCGGACAAGGAGGAGGCCTGGCGCTGA
- a CDS encoding TRAP transporter substrate-binding protein has translation MKMSTLAVLFAATCTSAAAFAETTYTLKVAHFLPANSNAQRNIIEPWCEQLREESGGRLKCQLYPSMQLGGTPAKLADMARNGVADIVWTAPAYSAGKFPRIEAMELPFMLPTGARASNPIIWQYYEQYARDDFKGYKVLSVHGDGGMDIHTRGKPVARLEDLKDLKLRASSRTAAKLVEALGATPVSMPPAQMTESISKGVVDGALASWEVVPPTKLDEVTDHHSTIPAGQPAFSYTVLAMLMNPRKFDSLPEDLRAIIERNSGPALNERFAQAWDRFLDAAREKTPVEQLVSIDERAYDAMRQAAAPVADAWAADASGKGLDGKALLEGARTLSASAR, from the coding sequence ATGAAGATGTCCACGCTCGCCGTCCTCTTCGCTGCCACCTGCACGTCGGCCGCAGCTTTCGCGGAAACCACCTACACCCTCAAGGTCGCGCACTTCCTGCCTGCCAATTCCAACGCCCAGCGCAACATCATCGAGCCCTGGTGCGAGCAACTGAGAGAGGAGTCCGGCGGCCGGTTGAAGTGCCAGCTCTATCCCTCCATGCAGCTGGGAGGCACGCCGGCCAAGCTGGCCGACATGGCGCGCAACGGGGTCGCCGACATCGTCTGGACCGCGCCGGCCTATTCGGCGGGCAAGTTCCCGCGCATCGAGGCCATGGAGCTGCCCTTCATGCTTCCGACAGGGGCCAGGGCCAGCAATCCGATCATCTGGCAGTACTACGAGCAGTACGCCAGGGACGACTTCAAGGGCTACAAGGTGCTGTCCGTCCACGGTGACGGCGGCATGGACATCCACACCCGGGGCAAGCCCGTGGCCCGCCTGGAAGACCTCAAGGACCTGAAGCTGCGGGCCTCCAGCCGGACGGCGGCGAAGTTGGTGGAGGCCCTGGGGGCGACGCCGGTGAGCATGCCGCCGGCGCAGATGACCGAGTCCATTTCCAAGGGCGTGGTGGACGGCGCCCTGGCCTCCTGGGAGGTGGTGCCGCCCACCAAGCTGGATGAAGTCACCGACCATCACTCCACCATCCCGGCCGGCCAGCCCGCCTTCTCCTACACCGTGCTGGCCATGCTGATGAACCCGCGCAAGTTCGACAGCCTGCCCGAGGACCTGCGCGCCATCATCGAGCGCAACAGCGGCCCGGCGCTGAACGAGCGCTTCGCCCAGGCCTGGGACAGGTTCCTGGACGCGGCCCGCGAGAAGACCCCGGTCGAGCAGCTGGTGAGCATCGACGAGCGCGCCTACGACGCCATGCGCCAGGCCGCCGCGCCGGTGGCCGATGCCTGGGCGGCGGACGCCAGCGGCAAGGGCCTGGATGGCAAGGCCCTGCTGGAGGGCGCTCGCACGCTCTCCGCCAGCGCCCGGTGA
- a CDS encoding fumarylacetoacetate hydrolase family protein: MKHARIRFQGEVHAVTVEDGNAVRLADGRLLAEDQVEWLPPATGSMFALGLNYADHAAELAFKAPTEPLAFIKSPGTYTGHNQVTWRPDNVAYMHYECELVAVIGKPARNVKRGDALQYLAGYTVCNDYAIRDFLENYYRPNLRVKNRDATTPVGPWIVDASDVPDPSKLKLRTWVNGELKQEGTTADMIFDIPYLIEYFSSFMTLQPGDMIATGTPEGLADVVPGDEVVVEVEGVGRLVNRIVSEAEFFASRNNEV; encoded by the coding sequence ATGAAACACGCACGCATCCGTTTCCAGGGCGAAGTCCACGCCGTGACCGTCGAAGACGGCAACGCCGTTCGCCTCGCCGATGGCCGCCTCTTGGCCGAGGACCAGGTCGAGTGGCTGCCGCCGGCCACCGGCAGCATGTTCGCCCTGGGCCTGAACTACGCCGACCACGCCGCCGAGCTGGCCTTCAAGGCCCCCACCGAGCCCCTGGCCTTCATCAAGTCGCCGGGCACCTACACCGGCCACAACCAGGTCACCTGGCGCCCGGACAACGTCGCCTACATGCACTACGAGTGCGAGCTGGTGGCGGTGATCGGCAAGCCCGCGCGCAACGTGAAACGCGGGGACGCCCTCCAGTACCTGGCCGGCTACACCGTTTGCAACGACTACGCCATCCGCGATTTTCTCGAGAACTACTACCGCCCCAACCTGCGGGTGAAGAACCGCGACGCCACCACCCCGGTCGGCCCCTGGATAGTCGATGCCAGCGACGTGCCCGATCCCTCGAAGCTCAAGCTGCGCACCTGGGTCAACGGCGAGCTGAAGCAGGAAGGCACCACCGCGGACATGATCTTCGACATCCCCTACCTCATCGAATACTTCTCCAGCTTCATGACCCTGCAGCCGGGCGACATGATCGCCACTGGCACGCCGGAAGGCCTGGCCGACGTGGTGCCCGGCGATGAAGTGGTGGTGGAAGTGGAAGGCGTGGGTCGCCTGGTCAACCGGATCGTCAGCGAAGCCGAGTTCTTCGCGTCCCGTAACAACGAGGTTTGA
- a CDS encoding 5-carboxymethyl-2-hydroxymuconate Delta-isomerase encodes MPHLVLLYSPDLERDADMGGLCRALADCMLEQRDDAGRQVFPTGGTRVLAYPAAHAAIADGQGDYGFLYANLRMGAGRSPAVHQQVGEALLAVLRGHLDALLERRPIGVTLQIDESPGQVFDAKHSSLHPLFSKNS; translated from the coding sequence ATGCCTCATCTGGTCCTGCTCTACAGCCCCGACCTGGAACGCGACGCGGACATGGGCGGGCTCTGCCGCGCCCTGGCCGACTGCATGCTCGAACAACGGGACGACGCCGGCCGCCAGGTCTTCCCCACCGGCGGCACCCGGGTACTGGCCTACCCCGCCGCCCACGCGGCGATCGCCGACGGCCAGGGCGACTACGGCTTCCTCTACGCCAACCTGCGCATGGGCGCCGGGCGCAGCCCGGCCGTGCACCAGCAGGTAGGCGAGGCGCTGCTGGCGGTGCTGCGCGGCCACCTCGACGCCCTGCTGGAGCGCCGTCCCATCGGCGTGACCCTGCAGATCGACGAAAGCCCGGGCCAGGTGTTCGACGCCAAGCACAGCAGCCTGCATCCCCTGTTCTCGAAGAATTCCTGA
- a CDS encoding Bcr/CflA family multidrug efflux MFS transporter — protein sequence MTQPLAPKGRGLIVLLAALVAFAPLSIDMYLPSLPTLAGELGASERQVQHSISVFLVGLCLGMLFYGPLSDRYGRRPLLLGGILLYVVASLGCALVRSADQLLLWRGLQALGGAAASVLARTIVRDLFPLQQSARVLSLMHLVTMLATLVAPLLGSWLMQLAGWRSIFVGLLGFAALCALAVWCWVPETHRGEARGHSLASAFAAYLSILRQPRAVGLMLCMELSFAGMFAYITASPFVFIERFGFSPSQYALLFGANIAGVIVATFLNARLVGPLGPEIMLRRGSVVSALAGLWLLLAATQPALGWWGVALGLLLYVSVTGMLGANAIASLMALFPQRAGAAAALAVAGQFGLGALASGAVGLLHDGSAWPMCLVVALCGLGAFLSLRLAVRREAVVA from the coding sequence ATGACCCAGCCTCTCGCGCCGAAAGGCCGTGGCCTCATCGTCCTGCTGGCGGCCCTGGTGGCCTTCGCGCCGCTGTCCATCGACATGTACCTGCCCAGCCTGCCGACCCTGGCGGGCGAACTGGGTGCCAGCGAACGGCAGGTGCAGCACAGCATCAGCGTGTTCCTGGTGGGGCTGTGCCTCGGCATGCTGTTCTACGGCCCGTTGTCGGATCGCTACGGTCGGCGCCCGCTGCTGCTGGGCGGCATCCTCCTCTACGTCGTCGCCAGCCTCGGTTGCGCCCTGGTGCGGAGCGCGGACCAGCTGCTGCTCTGGCGCGGCCTGCAGGCCCTTGGCGGTGCGGCGGCCTCGGTGCTGGCGCGGACCATCGTGCGCGACCTGTTTCCCCTGCAGCAGTCCGCGCGGGTGCTGTCGCTGATGCACCTGGTGACCATGCTCGCCACCCTGGTGGCGCCGCTGCTGGGCAGCTGGCTGATGCAGCTGGCGGGCTGGCGCTCGATCTTCGTCGGCCTGCTGGGGTTCGCTGCGCTCTGCGCCCTCGCGGTGTGGTGCTGGGTGCCGGAAACCCACCGGGGCGAAGCGCGCGGGCACTCGTTGGCCAGCGCCTTCGCGGCCTACCTGTCGATCCTTCGCCAGCCGCGCGCCGTGGGGCTGATGTTGTGCATGGAGCTGTCCTTCGCGGGCATGTTCGCCTACATCACCGCCTCGCCGTTCGTCTTCATCGAGCGCTTCGGATTTTCGCCGTCGCAGTACGCCCTGCTGTTCGGCGCCAACATCGCCGGGGTGATAGTGGCCACCTTCCTCAATGCTCGCCTGGTGGGGCCACTGGGGCCCGAGATCATGTTGCGTCGGGGCTCCGTGGTGTCCGCCCTGGCCGGGCTCTGGCTGCTGCTGGCGGCGACCCAGCCAGCGCTGGGTTGGTGGGGCGTCGCCCTGGGGTTGCTGCTCTACGTCAGCGTCACCGGGATGCTCGGCGCCAACGCCATCGCCAGCCTGATGGCCCTGTTCCCCCAGCGCGCCGGTGCCGCCGCGGCCCTGGCGGTGGCCGGCCAGTTCGGCCTGGGCGCCCTGGCCAGCGGCGCCGTGGGCCTGCTGCACGACGGATCGGCCTGGCCCATGTGCCTGGTTGTCGCCCTCTGTGGCCTGGGTGCCTTCCTCTCCCTGCGCCTGGCCGTGCGGCGCGAAGCGGTGGTGGCCTGA
- a CDS encoding class II histone deacetylase, with protein sequence MSRRTAFLFDEHCLWHSAARLHALTLPVGGWVQPPAAAGHAESPETKRRLKSLMDVSGLTRALQVSSAPPADEEDLLRVHPSHYLARFKALSDAGGGDLGDEASVGPGSYEIARLSAGLALAAVDTVLKGEADNAYALSRPPGHHCLPDQAMGFCFLANIAIAIEAAKARHGLGKVAVIDWDVHHGNGTQAIYYRRPDVLTLSLHQDGCFPPGYSGADDQGEGAGLGANLNIPLLPGSGHAAYLDAMERIVIPALERFRPELIVVACGYDANAVDPLARMLLHSDSFRAMTQRLREAAERLCQGRLVMVHEGGYAEAYVPFCGLAVMEELAGIRTEVVDPLRDFIELQQPGEAHRRLQSELIGDLAQAFGLAG encoded by the coding sequence ATGAGCCGCCGTACCGCGTTCCTGTTCGATGAACACTGCCTCTGGCACAGCGCCGCCCGCCTCCACGCCCTGACCCTGCCCGTGGGCGGCTGGGTGCAGCCCCCCGCCGCCGCCGGCCATGCCGAATCCCCGGAAACCAAGCGGCGCCTGAAGAGCCTGATGGATGTTTCCGGCCTGACCCGAGCCTTGCAGGTCAGCAGCGCCCCGCCCGCCGATGAGGAAGACCTGCTGCGGGTTCACCCGTCCCATTACCTGGCACGCTTCAAGGCCCTCAGCGACGCCGGTGGCGGCGACCTGGGCGACGAGGCCTCGGTGGGCCCCGGCAGCTATGAGATCGCCAGGCTATCGGCGGGCCTGGCCCTGGCCGCCGTGGACACCGTGTTGAAAGGTGAGGCGGACAACGCCTACGCCCTGTCGCGACCGCCGGGCCACCACTGCCTCCCGGACCAGGCGATGGGCTTCTGCTTCCTGGCCAATATCGCCATCGCCATCGAGGCGGCCAAGGCACGCCACGGCCTGGGCAAGGTGGCGGTGATCGACTGGGACGTGCACCACGGCAACGGCACCCAGGCCATCTACTACCGGCGCCCCGACGTGCTGACCCTCTCCCTGCACCAGGACGGCTGCTTCCCGCCTGGCTACAGCGGCGCGGACGACCAGGGAGAAGGTGCGGGCCTGGGCGCCAACCTCAATATCCCGCTGCTGCCCGGCAGCGGCCACGCCGCCTACCTCGACGCCATGGAGCGCATCGTCATCCCGGCGCTGGAGCGCTTCCGGCCGGAACTGATAGTCGTCGCCTGCGGCTACGACGCCAACGCCGTGGATCCACTGGCCCGCATGCTGCTGCACAGCGACAGCTTCCGCGCCATGACCCAGCGGCTGCGCGAGGCCGCCGAGCGGCTCTGCCAGGGGCGCCTGGTCATGGTGCATGAAGGCGGCTACGCCGAAGCCTACGTGCCCTTCTGCGGCCTGGCGGTGATGGAGGAACTCGCCGGCATCCGCACCGAGGTCGTCGACCCGCTCCGCGACTTCATCGAGCTGCAACAACCCGGCGAGGCCCATCGCCGGTTGCAGAGCGAGCTGATCGGCGACCTGGCCCAAGCCTTTGGCCTGGCTGGCTGA
- a CDS encoding TRAP transporter large permease, which produces MSGLGLGLLALAATFVLLVLRVHIGLTMMVGGALCFLAVNQGDGSALLFSLNNLAWSRLSNYDLAVIPLFVLMGQFATHGGLSRAIFRCAAAFVGHLRGGLGMSAIGACAGFGAICGSSLATSATMSQVALPELRRHNYSGRLATATVAAGGTLGILIPPSVPLIIYAVLTQESIAKLFVAAVVPGLLAALGYLIVVRLMVAREPEGHRYSEPASVAERFKAFLQVLPVLGVFVVVIVGIYGGWANPTEAASIGAAACGLLAVFQGGMRWTGMRLSLLGTAETTAMIFLVLLGADLLNSGLALTQMPTELAEWVKQSGFAPMLVLCTILLLYLVLGCVMDSLAMILLTIPIFYPVVMGLDFYGMTEVQKSIWFGILALMVVEIGLIHPPLGMNLFIVNKVARDVPYLETAKGVLPFLASDLVRIVLLVAFPGICLWLLSL; this is translated from the coding sequence ATGAGCGGTCTCGGTCTCGGCCTGCTGGCGCTGGCCGCCACCTTCGTCCTGCTGGTACTGCGGGTGCATATCGGCCTGACCATGATGGTCGGCGGCGCCCTGTGCTTTCTGGCGGTGAACCAGGGCGATGGCTCCGCGCTGCTGTTCAGCCTCAACAACCTGGCCTGGTCGCGCCTGTCCAACTACGACCTGGCGGTGATTCCGCTGTTCGTGCTGATGGGGCAGTTCGCCACCCACGGCGGCCTGTCGCGCGCCATCTTCCGCTGCGCCGCGGCCTTCGTCGGCCACCTGCGCGGCGGCCTGGGCATGTCGGCCATCGGTGCCTGCGCCGGCTTCGGCGCTATCTGCGGCTCGTCCCTGGCCACCTCGGCCACCATGAGCCAGGTGGCCTTGCCGGAACTGCGCCGGCACAACTATTCGGGGCGGCTGGCCACCGCCACAGTGGCGGCGGGCGGCACCCTGGGCATCCTGATTCCACCTTCGGTACCGCTGATCATCTATGCGGTGCTGACCCAGGAATCCATCGCCAAGCTGTTCGTCGCCGCTGTGGTGCCGGGCCTGCTGGCGGCCCTGGGCTACTTGATCGTGGTGCGCCTGATGGTCGCCCGAGAGCCGGAGGGCCACCGCTACAGCGAGCCGGCCAGCGTCGCCGAGCGCTTCAAGGCGTTCCTCCAGGTGCTGCCGGTGCTGGGGGTGTTCGTGGTGGTGATAGTCGGCATCTACGGCGGCTGGGCCAACCCCACCGAGGCGGCCTCCATCGGTGCGGCGGCCTGCGGGCTGCTGGCCGTGTTCCAGGGGGGCATGCGCTGGACGGGGATGCGCCTGAGCCTCTTGGGCACCGCCGAGACCACGGCGATGATCTTCCTGGTGCTGCTGGGGGCGGACTTGCTGAACTCCGGCTTGGCCCTGACCCAGATGCCGACGGAGCTGGCGGAGTGGGTCAAGCAGAGCGGCTTCGCGCCGATGCTGGTGCTCTGCACCATCCTCCTGCTGTACCTGGTGCTGGGCTGCGTCATGGATTCACTGGCGATGATCCTCCTGACCATCCCGATCTTCTACCCGGTGGTGATGGGGCTGGACTTCTACGGCATGACCGAGGTCCAGAAATCCATCTGGTTCGGCATCCTCGCCCTGATGGTGGTGGAGATCGGCCTGATCCACCCGCCCCTGGGGATGAACCTGTTCATCGTCAACAAGGTGGCCCGCGACGTGCCCTACCTGGAGACGGCCAAGGGCGTGCTGCCGTTCCTCGCCTCGGACCTGGTGCGCATCGTCCTGCTGGTGGCCTTTCCGGGGATCTGCCTCTGGCTGCTCAGTCTCTGA
- the hpaD gene encoding 3,4-dihydroxyphenylacetate 2,3-dioxygenase, giving the protein MGKLALAAKITHVPSMYLSELPGPRQGFRQAAIDGHIEISRRCRELNVDTIVVFDTHWLVNANYHINCAQHFQGLYTSNELPHFISNMEYAFPGNPELGRLLAEECNRLGVETMAHDATTLGPEYGTLVPMRYMNVDQRFKVVSVSALCTSHYLNDSARLGWAMRKAVEEHYDGTVAFLASGSLSHRFAQNGQAPEFATKVWSPFLETLDHRVVQMWEDGEWDAFCGMLPEYAVKGHGEGFMHDTAMLLGALGWSKYDGKAEVITPYFGSSGTGQINALFPVTPQDGSAIPAAQASNPAGVASTSRL; this is encoded by the coding sequence ATGGGCAAACTCGCTCTGGCTGCCAAGATCACCCACGTACCCTCCATGTACCTGTCCGAACTGCCCGGCCCTCGCCAGGGCTTCCGCCAGGCCGCCATCGACGGGCACATCGAGATCAGCCGCCGCTGCCGCGAACTGAACGTCGACACCATCGTGGTGTTCGATACCCACTGGCTGGTGAACGCCAACTACCACATCAACTGCGCGCAGCACTTCCAGGGCCTCTACACCAGCAACGAGCTGCCGCACTTCATCAGCAACATGGAGTACGCCTTCCCCGGCAACCCCGAACTGGGCCGTCTGCTGGCCGAGGAATGCAACCGCCTGGGCGTGGAGACCATGGCCCACGACGCCACCACCCTGGGCCCGGAGTACGGCACCCTGGTGCCCATGCGCTACATGAACGTCGACCAGCGCTTCAAGGTGGTTTCCGTCTCGGCGCTTTGCACGTCCCACTACCTGAACGACAGCGCACGCCTCGGCTGGGCCATGCGCAAGGCCGTGGAAGAACACTACGACGGCACCGTCGCCTTCCTCGCCAGCGGCTCGCTGTCCCACCGCTTCGCCCAGAACGGCCAGGCGCCGGAATTCGCCACCAAGGTCTGGAGCCCCTTCCTGGAGACCCTCGATCACCGCGTGGTGCAGATGTGGGAAGACGGCGAGTGGGACGCCTTCTGCGGCATGCTCCCGGAGTACGCGGTCAAGGGCCACGGCGAGGGCTTCATGCACGACACCGCCATGCTGCTGGGCGCTCTGGGCTGGTCGAAGTACGACGGCAAGGCCGAAGTCATCACGCCCTACTTCGGTTCCTCCGGCACCGGCCAGATCAACGCCCTCTTCCCGGTCACCCCGCAGGACGGCTCGGCGATTCCCGCCGCCCAGGCCTCCAACCCGGCCGGCGTGGCCTCCACCAGTCGCCTGTAA
- a CDS encoding TRAP transporter small permease, with translation MNESLSFDNAPAEGAGLASRALLRTAQGFALGGGLILLALVGMSLVSIIGRKLFATPIQGDIELMEIGAAVAIAAFLPLCELRGQHIKVDAFTLKLPARAQAWLDAIAHGLCLLAALVLAWRTGLQVLESREYGEVSTLLSIPLWLPLTLIVPSLALLAVTAAARTIHCLTGEPRP, from the coding sequence ATGAACGAGTCCCTCTCCTTCGACAACGCCCCCGCCGAGGGGGCCGGCCTGGCCAGCCGCGCGCTGCTGCGTACCGCCCAGGGGTTCGCCCTGGGCGGTGGCCTGATCCTGCTCGCCCTGGTGGGCATGTCCCTGGTGTCCATCATCGGCCGCAAGCTGTTCGCCACCCCCATCCAGGGTGATATCGAACTGATGGAGATCGGCGCGGCGGTGGCCATCGCCGCCTTCCTGCCGCTGTGCGAGCTGCGTGGCCAGCACATCAAGGTGGACGCCTTCACCCTGAAGCTGCCGGCACGGGCCCAGGCCTGGCTGGACGCCATCGCCCACGGCCTCTGCCTGCTGGCGGCGCTGGTGCTGGCCTGGCGCACCGGCCTGCAGGTACTGGAGAGCCGCGAGTACGGCGAAGTCTCCACGCTGCTGTCCATTCCCCTGTGGCTGCCCCTGACCCTGATCGTGCCCAGCCTGGCGCTGCTGGCGGTCACCGCCGCGGCCCGAACCATCCATTGCCTGACCGGGGAGCCACGCCCATGA
- a CDS encoding fumarylacetoacetate hydrolase family protein, whose protein sequence is MRPALDHVATGTLFGVALNYRGLLESRLEEFQQPPYQKPPVKPVLFIKTPNTRNGHGQPVVYPKGVERLQPGPALGVVIGRNASRVSAAAAMDHVAGYVIVNEFSLPEESYYRPAVKAKCRDGFCPIGPEFVPAAEVRDPHALTLKLFVNGELRQENTTANLVRGIPRLIEEISEFMTLHEGDVLITGTPEGRVDVQPGDLVEVEITGLGRLANTLVAE, encoded by the coding sequence ATGCGCCCCGCACTCGACCACGTCGCCACCGGCACCCTGTTCGGCGTCGCGCTGAACTACCGGGGCCTGCTGGAGAGCCGTCTGGAGGAATTCCAGCAACCGCCCTACCAGAAGCCGCCGGTGAAGCCGGTGCTCTTCATCAAGACCCCGAACACCCGCAATGGCCATGGCCAGCCGGTGGTGTATCCCAAGGGCGTCGAGCGCCTGCAACCCGGCCCCGCCCTCGGCGTGGTGATCGGCAGGAACGCCAGCCGCGTCAGCGCCGCCGCCGCCATGGACCACGTGGCCGGCTACGTCATCGTCAATGAATTCAGCCTGCCGGAAGAGAGTTACTACCGCCCGGCGGTCAAGGCCAAGTGCCGCGACGGCTTCTGCCCGATCGGCCCGGAATTCGTTCCCGCCGCCGAGGTGCGGGACCCGCACGCGCTGACGCTGAAGCTCTTCGTCAACGGCGAGCTGCGCCAGGAAAACACCACGGCGAACCTGGTGCGCGGCATCCCCCGACTGATCGAGGAAATCAGCGAGTTCATGACCCTGCACGAGGGCGACGTGCTGATCACCGGCACCCCGGAAGGCCGTGTCGACGTGCAGCCGGGGGACCTGGTGGAAGTGGAAATCACCGGCCTCGGCCGCCTCGCCAACACCCTGGTCGCGGAATAA
- the hpaE gene encoding 5-carboxymethyl-2-hydroxymuconate semialdehyde dehydrogenase, whose protein sequence is MIKHWINGQEVESKETFVNYNPATMDPIGEVASGGAEEIAAAVAAAKAAFPKWANTPAKERAKLMRKLGELIDQNVPHLAELETLDTGLPIHQTKNVLIPRASHNFEFFAEVCTRMDGHSYPVDDQMLNYTLYQPVGVCGLVSPWNVPFMTATWKTAPCLALGNTAVLKMSELSPLTANELGRLALEAGIPKGVLNVVQGFGATAGDALVRHPDVRAISFTGGTATGRKIMQTAGLKKYSMELGGKSPVLIFDDADLERALDAALFTIFSLNGERCTAGSRIFIQESVYDRFVAEFAARAKRLIVGDPQDPKTQVGSMITQAHYDKVTGYIRIGIEEGATLLAGGLERPAGLPAHLARGQFIQPTVFADVDNRMRIAQEEIFGPVVCLMKFKDEAEALQLANDTEYGLASYIWTQDIGKAHRLARGIEAGMVFINSQNVRDLRQPFGGVKGSGTGREGGQYSFEVFAEIKNVCLSMGSHHIPRWGL, encoded by the coding sequence ATGATCAAGCACTGGATCAACGGCCAGGAAGTCGAAAGCAAAGAGACCTTCGTCAACTACAACCCGGCCACCATGGACCCCATTGGCGAAGTCGCCAGCGGGGGCGCCGAGGAAATCGCCGCCGCCGTGGCCGCCGCCAAGGCGGCCTTCCCCAAGTGGGCCAACACCCCAGCGAAAGAGCGCGCCAAGCTGATGCGCAAGCTGGGCGAGCTGATCGACCAGAACGTGCCGCACCTGGCCGAACTGGAGACCCTGGACACCGGCCTGCCGATCCACCAGACCAAGAACGTGCTGATCCCCCGCGCGTCCCACAACTTCGAGTTCTTCGCCGAGGTCTGCACCCGCATGGACGGCCACAGCTACCCGGTGGACGACCAGATGCTCAACTACACCCTCTACCAGCCGGTGGGCGTGTGCGGCCTGGTCTCGCCGTGGAACGTGCCGTTCATGACCGCCACCTGGAAGACCGCGCCCTGCCTGGCCCTGGGCAACACCGCGGTGCTGAAGATGAGCGAACTGTCGCCGCTGACCGCCAACGAACTGGGCCGCCTGGCCCTGGAAGCCGGTATCCCTAAAGGCGTGCTGAACGTGGTGCAGGGCTTTGGGGCCACCGCCGGCGACGCCCTGGTCCGTCACCCCGACGTGCGCGCCATCTCCTTCACCGGCGGCACCGCCACCGGTCGCAAGATCATGCAGACCGCCGGCCTGAAGAAATACTCCATGGAGCTGGGCGGCAAGTCGCCGGTGCTGATCTTCGATGACGCCGACCTCGAACGCGCCCTCGACGCCGCGCTGTTCACCATCTTCTCGCTGAACGGCGAGCGCTGCACCGCAGGCTCGCGCATCTTCATCCAGGAGAGCGTCTACGACCGCTTCGTCGCCGAGTTCGCCGCCCGCGCCAAACGGCTGATCGTCGGCGACCCGCAGGACCCGAAGACCCAGGTCGGCTCGATGATCACCCAGGCCCACTACGACAAGGTCACCGGCTACATTCGCATCGGCATCGAGGAAGGCGCCACCCTGCTGGCCGGCGGCCTGGAGCGCCCGGCGGGCCTGCCGGCGCATCTCGCCCGTGGCCAGTTCATCCAGCCCACGGTGTTCGCCGACGTGGACAACCGCATGCGCATCGCCCAGGAGGAAATCTTCGGCCCGGTGGTGTGCCTGATGAAGTTCAAGGACGAGGCCGAGGCGCTGCAACTGGCCAATGACACCGAGTACGGACTGGCCTCCTACATCTGGACCCAGGACATCGGCAAGGCCCACCGCCTGGCCCGTGGCATCGAAGCCGGCATGGTCTTCATCAACAGCCAGAACGTGCGCGACCTGCGCCAGCCGTTCGGCGGCGTGAAAGGCTCCGGCACCGGCCGCGAAGGTGGCCAGTACAGCTTCGAGGTCTTCGCCGAGATCAAGAACGTATGCCTCTCCATGGGGAGCCACCACATTCCCCGCTGGGGCCTTTGA